GGCGCCGCGCGTCATAGTCGCCGCCTGGATCATCCCGCAAGTCGGAGACGTGCGCATGAAGATTCGACTTCCTGTGATAGCATGTATGGTTGGGGTCGGACTGGTGGTCGCCGGCGCCATGCCCGCGTCGGCCAACGAGCCGGAGCCGAGAAAGATCTCGGCCGGCCAGGCCGCCATCCTCGGCGTCGTCGAGGGACTGACGGAGTATCTGCCGGTCTCGTCCACGGGGCACCTCATCCTCGTGAATCACGCGATGGGCCTGAGCCATTTTACGGACCCGGCCCACCCTTTGCAGAGCGGCATCGAGAAGGTCCCGGCCGTGGACGCGTTCGACATCGTTATCCAACTCGGCGCAATCCTGGCGGTGCTCGGACTCTACCGCAAGCGCGTCGGGCAGATGCTGCTCGGCCTGGCGGGCCGCGATCCGGCCGGCCTGCGGCTTGCGGTGAGCCTGCTCATTGCGTTCCTCCCGGCCGCCGTCGTGGGCGTGGCCCTTCATCGCCGGATCAAGGAGCACCTGTTTAATCCGGTCTCGGTGATTGCGGCCCTGGCGGTCGGCGGCGTGCTGATGATCGTCGTCGAGCACTACTTCGGACGCCTCCGACTCTGGACGCTGCGCGGGCGGCGGGACGCCCCGCCCTTCGACCATGCTCAGGGCGGCCCGAGTCCCGATAGAATCGGGATCGAGAGGCCGCGCGTCACGGACGTGGCGCAGACGCGCTACTGGCAGGCCCTCGTGATCGGCCTGGCGCAGGTGCTGGCCATGTGGCCGGGCACGTCGCGGAGCATGATTACGATCCTGGCGGCCCTG
The window above is part of the Planctomycetota bacterium genome. Proteins encoded here:
- a CDS encoding undecaprenyl-diphosphate phosphatase codes for the protein MVGVGLVVAGAMPASANEPEPRKISAGQAAILGVVEGLTEYLPVSSTGHLILVNHAMGLSHFTDPAHPLQSGIEKVPAVDAFDIVIQLGAILAVLGLYRKRVGQMLLGLAGRDPAGLRLAVSLLIAFLPAAVVGVALHRRIKEHLFNPVSVIAALAVGGVLMIVVEHYFGRLRLWTLRGRRDAPPFDHAQGGPSPDRIGIERPRVTDVAQTRYWQALVIGLAQVLAMWPGTSRSMITILAALVIGLDMLAAAEFSFLLALPTLGAATVYEGAKSWHDLTGSVGVDGMVIGLVVSGVVAALAVKGFVRWLTRHGLLPFGLYRLGLAAAVCGYFMWSAR